The proteins below come from a single Deinococcus fonticola genomic window:
- a CDS encoding P-II family nitrogen regulator codes for MKLITAVVRPERVQQVKEALFQVGISGLTLSRVSGHGGEHVLVEQYRGTRVMVEFHDKVEFRMAVSEPFVDAAIQAICQGARTGEVGDGKIFVQPLERVVRIRTGEEDNAALTPVNETKLTPA; via the coding sequence ATGAAACTGATCACAGCGGTGGTACGCCCGGAGCGCGTGCAACAGGTCAAAGAAGCCCTCTTTCAGGTCGGAATCAGCGGACTGACCCTCAGCCGGGTCAGTGGGCACGGCGGCGAGCACGTGCTGGTCGAACAGTACCGGGGCACCCGGGTCATGGTGGAATTCCACGACAAGGTCGAGTTCCGCATGGCCGTCAGCGAACCCTTCGTGGACGCCGCCATTCAGGCCATCTGTCAGGGCGCACGCACCGGCGAGGTCGGGGACGGCAAGATCTTCGTCCAGCCGCTGGAACGCGTCGTTCGCATTCGCACCGGAGAGGAAGACAACGCCGCCCTGACGCCCGTCAACGAAACCAAACTCACTCCCGCCTGA
- a CDS encoding ammonium transporter encodes MNLNRYLPLLFALSSVALAQTAKPELNTGDTAWMLISAALVLLMTPGLAFFYGGLTRAQSVLNTMMMSVVSIGLVAILWTLAGYTIAFGEGGNAFLGGLGHLGLGGLSGQLTGTIPSYVFAAFQAMFAIIAVALISGAVVERMRFGAFVLFGALWSLLIYSPLAHWVWNADGWLFKDGALDFAGGTVIHISAGISALVAAFVLGPRIGYPKNAHVPHNVPLVLLGAGLLWFGWMGFNAGSALAANQTAALALMTTLIAPAAAMLTWLVWESSGNGKPTAVGAATGLVVGLVAITPACAFVSPLASILVGVLGATASYWAVQFKHRLGADDSLDVFACHGVAGIVGALLTGALAFTTGSGKPWAEQMITQIISVIASLVWAGAGSYVLLKLVGLVMPLRVTAGQEISGIDISAHREQGYSENETNLGAPVFLGGD; translated from the coding sequence ATGAACCTCAACAGATACCTGCCCCTCCTCTTTGCTCTTTCAAGCGTTGCCCTGGCCCAGACGGCCAAACCCGAACTGAACACCGGCGACACCGCCTGGATGCTCATTTCCGCCGCCCTGGTGCTCCTCATGACGCCCGGCCTGGCCTTCTTCTACGGCGGCCTGACCCGCGCCCAGAGCGTCCTGAACACCATGATGATGAGCGTCGTCTCGATCGGCCTGGTCGCCATCCTGTGGACACTGGCGGGGTACACCATCGCCTTCGGTGAGGGCGGCAACGCCTTCCTGGGCGGGCTGGGTCACCTGGGCCTGGGCGGCCTGAGCGGGCAACTCACGGGCACCATCCCCAGCTACGTGTTCGCTGCCTTCCAGGCCATGTTCGCCATCATTGCCGTGGCCCTCATTTCCGGCGCGGTGGTCGAGCGCATGCGCTTCGGGGCGTTCGTGCTGTTCGGCGCACTCTGGAGCCTGCTTATCTACTCGCCCCTGGCCCACTGGGTCTGGAACGCGGACGGCTGGCTGTTCAAGGACGGCGCACTGGACTTTGCAGGCGGCACCGTCATTCACATCAGCGCGGGCATCAGCGCCCTGGTCGCCGCCTTCGTTCTGGGGCCACGCATCGGCTACCCGAAAAACGCTCACGTTCCCCACAACGTTCCGCTGGTGCTGCTGGGCGCGGGCCTGCTGTGGTTCGGCTGGATGGGCTTCAACGCCGGGTCGGCGTTGGCCGCCAACCAGACCGCCGCACTCGCCCTCATGACCACCCTGATCGCCCCCGCCGCCGCCATGCTCACCTGGCTGGTGTGGGAAAGCAGCGGCAACGGCAAACCCACCGCCGTGGGGGCCGCCACCGGACTGGTCGTGGGCCTGGTCGCCATCACGCCCGCCTGCGCCTTCGTCTCTCCCCTCGCCAGCATTCTGGTGGGTGTGCTGGGAGCCACCGCCAGTTACTGGGCCGTGCAGTTCAAGCACCGCCTCGGCGCGGACGACAGCCTGGACGTATTCGCCTGCCACGGTGTGGCCGGGATCGTGGGCGCACTCCTGACCGGCGCACTGGCCTTCACTACCGGAAGCGGCAAACCCTGGGCCGAGCAGATGATCACGCAAATCATCAGCGTGATCGCCAGCCTCGTGTGGGCCGGAGCAGGCAGTTACGTGCTGCTGAAACTGGTGGGCCTGGTCATGCCCCTGCGCGTCACCGCCGGACAGGAAATCAGCGGCATCGACATCAGCGCCCACCGTGAGCAGGGGTACAGCGAGAACGAAACGAACCTCGGTGCCCCCGTATTCCTCGGCGGCGATTGA